The genomic DNA CTATCCATGTTGGCGGCGATTGCAGCGGGTGCGGGCACGATCGCAGTGATGGAGATGACGAGCGGTGGCTTCCGTTCGGTTGAGGATGTGCAGGAGCAACTCGGGATTGCGGTACTTGCGATCGTTCCCAAGGTGCCAAAGACGCAGAACCCGGCCGATCTGATGCTGGAACGACCAACGTCGATGTTTGCCGAGTCCTTCCGCATTGCGCGGGCCGCAATCCTTGGCGTGAAAGGGACGCGGGCGCGAAAGGTTATTGCGATCACTTCGTCGCTGCCGGCCGAGGGCAAAACCACGTCCGCCGTTGCATTCGCTCGGACGCTCGCCACGGCCAATGCCAAGACGCTTCTGTTGGAATGTGACATCCGTCGCGCGGCCGTGCGCCAGATTGTCCGTACGCCTGCGCCGACTGTCGGGCTCATTGAGGTGCTACATGGCGAGGCAAGCCTCGACGAAGCGATCCATCCGGGTGACGTGCCAAACCTTGATCAGTTGCTTGTCTTGAGTCCTTACTTCTCAGCGGAGAACCTTTTCGGCGAAGGCCGAATGGAACAGCTCCTCTCTACGCTGCGCGAGCGATACGATCACATCGTCCTGGATCTACCGCCGCTGATGGGCCTTGCTGACGGTCGATACCTTGCGGTGCTTGCGGATGCGACGGCAGTTGTCGTGAAATGGGGAAGCACGCCCGTTTCCGCCGCGACCTCGGCGATCAACTGGTTACGCAGTGACGGCAGCAATCCGGTCGGCGTGATCTACACGCAGGTCGATCCGTCGGCGCACTCTGTCGGTGGCCTCTATTACTACTCGAAGCAATATTCGGATTATTATCAAGCGAACTGATTGCCTTAGCGACGTTGCCGGAGCCAGCGGCCCGGCCACGCTGCCAGTGCGCTGACGGAAAGTCGGCTTTGCTTCACATCGATGAGAGTAACGGGCCCTGCTGCCGACAGGGTATGACAACCTGCTGTGAACGGCGCAGCGGAACGCGGCGCGACGATGTCGCCAACGAACGAGCATGTTGCCTGGGTGGGA from Sphingomonas radiodurans includes the following:
- a CDS encoding AAA family ATPase; this encodes MSEVLGSTVIAELRRQRADALRIRGEVEARYGERHPESLRVRDQIASLDGQIQAEARRVVGSLQATAASAEARADSLRTSLAGLESKRERTTRDSVAAEGLEREAAAKRALYEKMSQMSLESMQAARLSIAQAEVVDRAEPQPRPSSPNKPLLYVLSMLAAIAAGAGTIAVMEMTSGGFRSVEDVQEQLGIAVLAIVPKVPKTQNPADLMLERPTSMFAESFRIARAAILGVKGTRARKVIAITSSLPAEGKTTSAVAFARTLATANAKTLLLECDIRRAAVRQIVRTPAPTVGLIEVLHGEASLDEAIHPGDVPNLDQLLVLSPYFSAENLFGEGRMEQLLSTLRERYDHIVLDLPPLMGLADGRYLAVLADATAVVVKWGSTPVSAATSAINWLRSDGSNPVGVIYTQVDPSAHSVGGLYYYSKQYSDYYQAN